A stretch of the Zeugodacus cucurbitae isolate PBARC_wt_2022May chromosome 6, idZeuCucr1.2, whole genome shotgun sequence genome encodes the following:
- the LOC105212627 gene encoding kinase D-interacting substrate of 220 kDa isoform X4 has product MEEQLSVFSVSCFMDTLYQSTSLTDWKEHLNRYGDSMGSLAHRALLQYVENNDLSGLRAILDSRHLSVDDRDENGTTGLMVVAGRGLTVFVREFLARGADVQAEDNDNWTALLCAAKNGHFDIVQLLIDHGADIEHRDMGGWTALMWAAYRGHTDLVRFLLEKGADVNVHGNYHLGPLLWAAGRGFRDIVELLVQRGAKVNVGDKYGTTALVWACRKGNAEIVDTLLKAGANVDTAGMYSWTPLLVATSGGHTDCVTSLLEKKPNVNALDKDGMTALAIASREGFQEICAALIAAGAYINIQDRAGDTPLIHAVKGGHRGVVEALLKKHADVDIQGKDRKTAIYTAVEKGHTHIVKILLSTNPDLEAATKDGDTALLRAVRNRNLEMVQMLLDRKAKVTASDKRGDTCLHIAMRARSKAIVEALLRNPKNSQLLYRANKAGETPYNIDTIHQKTILGQVFGARRLNTNEDSEGMLGYELYSSALADVLSEPTLTTPITVGLYAKWGSGKSFLLNKLRDEMNNFARQWAEPPINTSGLMFLVNLHIALVLGTVVGLSSWSAMWGGIAAVLYLVFTYLLLASINYANNHMDVYWAYSVQHGIMKRFGRLRLILQVAFCHPPGAQADAQAKPVRFHFAEASSASPTGESAVTHMLVALFEAIESHYGWLSTRLYRAFRPKAVKATSGWRWRRMCCMPIVIIFELCLLTLITGISLVVAYFTYATDEEKERILVSIYVICAILVTLICTNLHGLAKAFGSLFISQGRHLRRSVRHNEGAPLTAMGAEVALMTDMVKCLDAFTNQQSRLVGVVDALDSCDTERILSVLNAIQTLLSSPNRPFVLLIAVDPHVIAKAAEANSRRLFTEGGIGGHDFLRNLVHLPVYLQNSGLRKVQRAQMTAMLFKRNYSDFPNEDGPTLGHSVSARRLSNASEIMSSQEKLRTSHNPGRSGGKKMRLSESVASSIGSNLHRLGQNPQGVLDLSRIMLTDDYFSDVNPRSMRRLMNVIYITVRLLKAFQIDFSWYRLSSWINLTEQWPLRASMIVLQHDNFMDSYDDNVSLQAVYEKVRPKIGCLREAAPLLELDRDERKLDAFLQLHKSDLLVADLRIFLPFTINLDPYLRKVLKEDQQSIEDEGTLMLQNKPSVNPAIRIPPPTPTYVPSPAAYPPYQLFHNDYELRHRNASINSEPAMTPLMGSPSDSFGDDVLQTKLSDLTVEGVISLLERVDDLRPALAKLSPILKENAINGRVLKYCDINDLKGVLGLNFGHWELFRLLINTLRDCEKMQRKFKPTPAIADVPASNTTTAKDSTDTHTLAPSQPHSRKNSTTSHMEKQVTLEEQMICGALQTLNEEAFEDVASSERPSPSGLPTGEMLAAAAQLQLAPIRESSEFGSPSDDLKFNHFLQFANNNNNNYGNFPTQQHNHSDSTHSLQSIGIGGGIGGGVGNIGNGGTGILNTANVGGGVGVGDMYKLRHSIVGDASTQAAVQLLANQQQQQHQLTAGGHGHYHRNQRHHSVGDDLLYESLMPQPQQQLRSPIQQQQQQQQQLQRNTVPTVVVIPNTNGDHDISDTPL; this is encoded by the exons CATCTCAATCGCTACGGAGATTCTATGGGTTCACTAGCACATCGAGCGCTCCTACAATATGTGGAAAATAATGACCTGTCCGGTTTGCGCGCTATCTTAGATAGTCGGCATTTATCCGTCGATGATCGTGATGAG AATGGCACCACTGGACTTATGGTTGTTGCTGGACGTGGCTTAACTGTTTTTGTGCGCGAATTCTTGGCACGCGGCGCAGATGTCCAAGCGGAGGACAATGACAACTGGACGGCATTATTGTGCGCGGCCAAAAATGGTCACTTCGATATCGTACAACTGCTCATCGATCACGGCGCCGATATTGAGCATCGTGATATG GGCGGTTGGACGGCATTAATGTGGGCAGCTTACCGTGGTCACACCGATCTGGTGCGTTTTCTGCTCGAGAAGGGCGCCGATGTGAATGTACACGGCAATTATCATTTGGGTCCGCTGTTGTGGGCAGCAGGTCGTGGCTTCAGAGATATTGTTGAATTGTTAGTGCAACGCGGTGCTAAGGTCAATGTCGGCGATAAGTATGGTACAACAGCGCTGGTGTGGGCATGTCGCAAAGGCAATGCTGAGATTGTCGATACGCTGTTGAAGGCTGGCGCTAATGTCGACACAGCGGGCATGTATTCATGGACGCCGCTGTTAGTGGCCACCTCAGGCGGACATACGGACTGTGTCACCTCGCTGCTGGAGAAGAAACCCAATGTGAATGCGCTGGATAAGGATGGCATGACCGCGTTGGCGATTGCGAGTCGTGAAGGCTTCCAG GAAATATGCGCGGCTCTAATCGCCGCTGGCGCCTACATCAACATACAAGATCGAGCCGGCGATACGCCCCTCATACATGCCGTCAAAGGTGGTCATCGCGGCGTTGTTGAAGCGCTGCTCAAGAAGCATGCTGATGTCGATATACAAGGCAAGGATCGGAAAACCGCTATATACACCGCTGTGGAGAAGGGTCACACACACATCGTGAAGATACTCTTATCTACCAATCCTGATCTCGAGGCGGCGACTAAAGACGGCGATACTGCGCTGCTGCGCGCTGTACGTAACCGTAATCTGGAGATGGTGCAAATGCTGTTGGATCGCAAGGCCAAGGTGACGGCGAGCGATAAACGCGGCGACACCTGCTTGCATATCGCTATGCGCGCGCGTTCCAAAGCGATTGTGGAGGCGTTACTGCGCAATCCCAAGAACAGTCAGCTCTTGTATAGAGCCAATAAGGCTGGCGAGACGCCCTACAATATCGATACCATACATCAGAAAACCATATTGGGACAGGTGTTCGGCGCGCGTCGTCTCAATACGAATGAAGACTCGGAAGGCATGCTCGGCTATGAATTGTACTCATCTGCTTTAGCTGATGTACTCAGTGAACCCACATTAACCACACCCATTACGGTGGGTTTGTACGCCAAATGGGGTAGCGGTAAAAGTTTTCTGCTCAACAAACTACGCGATGAAATGAACAACTTCGCTCGCCAATGGGCGGAACCGCCCATCAATACAAGCGGTTTGATGTTTCTCGTAAATCTGCATATCGCGCTGGTGCTAGGCACCGTAGTCGGCCTATCTTCGTGGTCTGCCATGTGGGGCGGTATAGCGGCTGTGCTTTATTTAGTGTTCACATACCTCCTGCTTGCCAGTATTAACTATGCCAACAATCATATGGACGTCTATTGGGCCTATTCGGTGCAACATGGTATTATGAAGCGCTTCGGTCGCCTGCGTCTCATATTACAGGTCGCCTTCTGTCATCCGCCCGGTGCGCAAGCGGACGCACAAGCGAAACCGGTTCGTTTCCATTTCGCTGAGGCGAGCAGCGCGTCGCCTACGGGTGAGAGCGCAGTCACGCATATGTTGGTTGCGCTCTTTGAGGCCATCGAATCGCATTATGGCTGGCTATCGACACGCTTGTATCGCGCGTTTCGTCCCAAAGCTGTGAAAGCGACATCCGGTTGGCGCTGGCGTCGCATGTGCTGCATGCCGATTGTGATCATTTTCGAGTTATGTCTATTGACACTCATCACCGGTATTTCGCTCGTGGTGGCGTATTTCACGTACGCTACCGACGAGGAAAAGGAGCGGATACTCGTTTCGATTTATGTGATCTGCGCCATTTTAGTAACGCTTATCTGCACGAATTTACACGGACTGGCGAAAGCGTTCGGTTCGCTGTTCATTTCACAAGGACGTCATTTGCGTCGCTCGGTGCGTCACAACGAAGGCGCGCCACTCACTGCAATGGGCGCCGAGGTGGCACTCATGACCGATATGGTGAAG TGTCTGGATGCCTTCACGAATCAACAAAGCCGTCTTGTAGGCGTGGTAGACGCACTGGACTCCTGTGATACGGAGCGCATACTTAGCGTGCTCAACGCCATACAAACGTTGCTCTCCTCACCGAATCGTCCGTTTGTGCTGCTCATCGCTGTCGATCCGCATGTGATTGCCAAGGCAGCAGAGGCTAATAGCCGTCGCCTATTTACTGAAGGCGGCATTGGTGGCCATGACTTCCTACGTAATCTGGTGCACTTGCCGGTGTATTTGCAGAATTCTGGTCTGCGTAAAGTGCAACGCGCTCAAATGACTGCTATGCTCTTCAAACGCAACTACAGTGATTTCCCCAACGAAGACGGTCCAACATTGGGACATTCGGTGTCGGCGCGTCGCTTGTCCAATGCTTCGGAAATAATGTCCAGTCAAGAGAAATTGCGCACTTCGCATAATCCTGGACGCAGCGGTGGCAAGAAGATGCGTCTCTCCGAATCGGTTGCCAGTTCGATTGGTTCCAATTTGCATCGCTTGGGTCAGAATCCGCAAGGTGTGCTCGATTTGTCGCGCATCATGTTGACCGATGACTACTTTAGCGATGTGAATCCGCGCAGCATGCGTCGTCTTATGAATGTCATCTACATAACAG TGCGTCTACTGAAAGCATTCCAAATAGACTTTAGTTGGTATCGTTTAAGTTCTTGGATCAATTTGACGGAGCAATGGCCGCTGCGCGCCAGCATGATTGTGCTGCAGCATGACAACTTCATGGATTCATATGACGATAATGTGTCGTTACAAGCTGTGTATGAAAA agtACGTCCAAAAATCGGTTGCCTACGCGAGGCAGCACCATTGCTCGAGCTCGATCGCGATGAACGTAAATTGGACGCATTCTTGCAATTGCATAAATCGGATTTGTTAGTGGCGGATTTGCGTATATTCCTGCCTTTTACTATCAATCTCGATCCATATTTGAGAAAAGTTTTGAAAG AGGACCAACAATCGATCGAAGATGAGGGCACACTAATGTTGCAGAATAAGCCGAGCGTTAATCCTGCCATACGCATACCCCCACCAACACCGACGTATGTGCCTTCGCCTGCTGCTTATCCACCTTATCAATTATTCCACAACGACTATGAGTTGAGACATCGAAATGCCAGTATAAATTCGGAGCCGGCAATGACGCCATTAATGGGCTCGCCAAGTGATTCGTTTGGT gATGACGTGCTACAGACAAAACTATCTGACCTAACAGTGGAAGGTGTCATCAGCTTGCTGGAACGCGTCGATGACTTGCGTCCCGCCTTAGCGAAGCTGTCACCTATTCTAAAGGAGAATGCCATAAATGGGCGTGTACTGAAATATTGCGATATCAACGATCTGAAAGGG GTGCTCGGTCTCAATTTTGGCCACTGGGAATTATTTAGATTACTTATAAACACACTGCGAGACTGTGAGAAAATGCAACGTAAATTCAAGCCAACACCCGCGATAGCCGATGTGCCAGCATCGAATACGACGACCGCAAAAGAcagcacagacacacatacgcTGGCGCCGAGTCAACCGCATTCGCGTAAGAACTCAACCACGAGTCATATGGAGAAGCAG GTCACACTGGAGGAGCAAATGATTTGCGGCGCATTGCAAACCCTCAACGAGGAGGCCTTCGAGGATGTGGCGAGCAGTGAGCGACCCAGCCCATCGGGTTTGCCTACAGGTGAGATGTTAGCTGCAGCTGCACAACTGCAATTAGCGCCCATACGCGAGTCATCGGAATTCGGTTCACCGTCCGATGACCTCAAATTTAATCACTTCCTACaatttgccaacaacaacaataacaactatggCAATTTTCCTACCCAACAACATAACCATAGCGACAGCACGCATTCGTTGCAAAGTATCGGTATCGGTGGTGGtattggtggtggtgttggtaaTATTGGTAATGGAGGCACTGGCATTCTTAATACTGCTAATGTTGGTGGTGGCGTTGGCGTTGGCGACATGTATAAGTTGCGTCATAGTATTGTTGGTGATGCCAGCACCCAAGCCGCTGTACAATTGTTGgccaatcaacaacaacaacaacaccagttgACAGCTGGTGGGCATGGTCACTACCATCGCAATCAGCGCCATCATTCCGTAGGTGATGATTTACTATATGAAAGTCTAATGCCACAACCACAGCAACAATTGCGTTCGCctatacagcaacaacaacagcagcagcagcaactacaACGCAATACAGTACCAACCGTTGTTGTAATACCAAATACAAATGGTGATCATGATATCAGCGATACGCCTCTATAG
- the LOC105212627 gene encoding kinase D-interacting substrate of 220 kDa isoform X6, whose translation MWHLNRYGDSMGSLAHRALLQYVENNDLSGLRAILDSRHLSVDDRDENGTTGLMVVAGRGLTVFVREFLARGADVQAEDNDNWTALLCAAKNGHFDIVQLLIDHGADIEHRDMGGWTALMWAAYRGHTDLVRFLLEKGADVNVHGNYHLGPLLWAAGRGFRDIVELLVQRGAKVNVGDKYGTTALVWACRKGNAEIVDTLLKAGANVDTAGMYSWTPLLVATSGGHTDCVTSLLEKKPNVNALDKDGMTALAIASREGFQEICAALIAAGAYINIQDRAGDTPLIHAVKGGHRGVVEALLKKHADVDIQGKDRKTAIYTAVEKGHTHIVKILLSTNPDLEAATKDGDTALLRAVRNRNLEMVQMLLDRKAKVTASDKRGDTCLHIAMRARSKAIVEALLRNPKNSQLLYRANKAGETPYNIDTIHQKTILGQVFGARRLNTNEDSEGMLGYELYSSALADVLSEPTLTTPITVGLYAKWGSGKSFLLNKLRDEMNNFARQWAEPPINTSGLMFLVNLHIALVLGTVVGLSSWSAMWGGIAAVLYLVFTYLLLASINYANNHMDVYWAYSVQHGIMKRFGRLRLILQVAFCHPPGAQADAQAKPVRFHFAEASSASPTGESAVTHMLVALFEAIESHYGWLSTRLYRAFRPKAVKATSGWRWRRMCCMPIVIIFELCLLTLITGISLVVAYFTYATDEEKERILVSIYVICAILVTLICTNLHGLAKAFGSLFISQGRHLRRSVRHNEGAPLTAMGAEVALMTDMVKCLDAFTNQQSRLVGVVDALDSCDTERILSVLNAIQTLLSSPNRPFVLLIAVDPHVIAKAAEANSRRLFTEGGIGGHDFLRNLVHLPVYLQNSGLRKVQRAQMTAMLFKRNYSDFPNEDGPTLGHSVSARRLSNASEIMSSQEKLRTSHNPGRSGGKKMRLSESVASSIGSNLHRLGQNPQGVLDLSRIMLTDDYFSDVNPRSMRRLMNVIYITVRLLKAFQIDFSWYRLSSWINLTEQWPLRASMIVLQHDNFMDSYDDNVSLQAVYEKVRPKIGCLREAAPLLELDRDERKLDAFLQLHKSDLLVADLRIFLPFTINLDPYLRKVLKEDQQSIEDEGTLMLQNKPSVNPAIRIPPPTPTYVPSPAAYPPYQLFHNDYELRHRNASINSEPAMTPLMGSPSDSFGDDVLQTKLSDLTVEGVISLLERVDDLRPALAKLSPILKENAINGRVLKYCDINDLKGVLGLNFGHWELFRLLINTLRDCEKMQRKFKPTPAIADVPASNTTTAKDSTDTHTLAPSQPHSRKNSTTSHMEKQVTLEEQMICGALQTLNEEAFEDVASSERPSPSGLPTGEMLAAAAQLQLAPIRESSEFGSPSDDLKFNHFLQFANNNNNNYGNFPTQQHNHSDSTHSLQSIGIGGGIGGGVGNIGNGGTGILNTANVGGGVGVGDMYKLRHSIVGDASTQAAVQLLANQQQQQHQLTAGGHGHYHRNQRHHSVGDDLLYESLMPQPQQQLRSPIQQQQQQQQQLQRNTVPTVVVIPNTNGDHDISDTPL comes from the exons CATCTCAATCGCTACGGAGATTCTATGGGTTCACTAGCACATCGAGCGCTCCTACAATATGTGGAAAATAATGACCTGTCCGGTTTGCGCGCTATCTTAGATAGTCGGCATTTATCCGTCGATGATCGTGATGAG AATGGCACCACTGGACTTATGGTTGTTGCTGGACGTGGCTTAACTGTTTTTGTGCGCGAATTCTTGGCACGCGGCGCAGATGTCCAAGCGGAGGACAATGACAACTGGACGGCATTATTGTGCGCGGCCAAAAATGGTCACTTCGATATCGTACAACTGCTCATCGATCACGGCGCCGATATTGAGCATCGTGATATG GGCGGTTGGACGGCATTAATGTGGGCAGCTTACCGTGGTCACACCGATCTGGTGCGTTTTCTGCTCGAGAAGGGCGCCGATGTGAATGTACACGGCAATTATCATTTGGGTCCGCTGTTGTGGGCAGCAGGTCGTGGCTTCAGAGATATTGTTGAATTGTTAGTGCAACGCGGTGCTAAGGTCAATGTCGGCGATAAGTATGGTACAACAGCGCTGGTGTGGGCATGTCGCAAAGGCAATGCTGAGATTGTCGATACGCTGTTGAAGGCTGGCGCTAATGTCGACACAGCGGGCATGTATTCATGGACGCCGCTGTTAGTGGCCACCTCAGGCGGACATACGGACTGTGTCACCTCGCTGCTGGAGAAGAAACCCAATGTGAATGCGCTGGATAAGGATGGCATGACCGCGTTGGCGATTGCGAGTCGTGAAGGCTTCCAG GAAATATGCGCGGCTCTAATCGCCGCTGGCGCCTACATCAACATACAAGATCGAGCCGGCGATACGCCCCTCATACATGCCGTCAAAGGTGGTCATCGCGGCGTTGTTGAAGCGCTGCTCAAGAAGCATGCTGATGTCGATATACAAGGCAAGGATCGGAAAACCGCTATATACACCGCTGTGGAGAAGGGTCACACACACATCGTGAAGATACTCTTATCTACCAATCCTGATCTCGAGGCGGCGACTAAAGACGGCGATACTGCGCTGCTGCGCGCTGTACGTAACCGTAATCTGGAGATGGTGCAAATGCTGTTGGATCGCAAGGCCAAGGTGACGGCGAGCGATAAACGCGGCGACACCTGCTTGCATATCGCTATGCGCGCGCGTTCCAAAGCGATTGTGGAGGCGTTACTGCGCAATCCCAAGAACAGTCAGCTCTTGTATAGAGCCAATAAGGCTGGCGAGACGCCCTACAATATCGATACCATACATCAGAAAACCATATTGGGACAGGTGTTCGGCGCGCGTCGTCTCAATACGAATGAAGACTCGGAAGGCATGCTCGGCTATGAATTGTACTCATCTGCTTTAGCTGATGTACTCAGTGAACCCACATTAACCACACCCATTACGGTGGGTTTGTACGCCAAATGGGGTAGCGGTAAAAGTTTTCTGCTCAACAAACTACGCGATGAAATGAACAACTTCGCTCGCCAATGGGCGGAACCGCCCATCAATACAAGCGGTTTGATGTTTCTCGTAAATCTGCATATCGCGCTGGTGCTAGGCACCGTAGTCGGCCTATCTTCGTGGTCTGCCATGTGGGGCGGTATAGCGGCTGTGCTTTATTTAGTGTTCACATACCTCCTGCTTGCCAGTATTAACTATGCCAACAATCATATGGACGTCTATTGGGCCTATTCGGTGCAACATGGTATTATGAAGCGCTTCGGTCGCCTGCGTCTCATATTACAGGTCGCCTTCTGTCATCCGCCCGGTGCGCAAGCGGACGCACAAGCGAAACCGGTTCGTTTCCATTTCGCTGAGGCGAGCAGCGCGTCGCCTACGGGTGAGAGCGCAGTCACGCATATGTTGGTTGCGCTCTTTGAGGCCATCGAATCGCATTATGGCTGGCTATCGACACGCTTGTATCGCGCGTTTCGTCCCAAAGCTGTGAAAGCGACATCCGGTTGGCGCTGGCGTCGCATGTGCTGCATGCCGATTGTGATCATTTTCGAGTTATGTCTATTGACACTCATCACCGGTATTTCGCTCGTGGTGGCGTATTTCACGTACGCTACCGACGAGGAAAAGGAGCGGATACTCGTTTCGATTTATGTGATCTGCGCCATTTTAGTAACGCTTATCTGCACGAATTTACACGGACTGGCGAAAGCGTTCGGTTCGCTGTTCATTTCACAAGGACGTCATTTGCGTCGCTCGGTGCGTCACAACGAAGGCGCGCCACTCACTGCAATGGGCGCCGAGGTGGCACTCATGACCGATATGGTGAAG TGTCTGGATGCCTTCACGAATCAACAAAGCCGTCTTGTAGGCGTGGTAGACGCACTGGACTCCTGTGATACGGAGCGCATACTTAGCGTGCTCAACGCCATACAAACGTTGCTCTCCTCACCGAATCGTCCGTTTGTGCTGCTCATCGCTGTCGATCCGCATGTGATTGCCAAGGCAGCAGAGGCTAATAGCCGTCGCCTATTTACTGAAGGCGGCATTGGTGGCCATGACTTCCTACGTAATCTGGTGCACTTGCCGGTGTATTTGCAGAATTCTGGTCTGCGTAAAGTGCAACGCGCTCAAATGACTGCTATGCTCTTCAAACGCAACTACAGTGATTTCCCCAACGAAGACGGTCCAACATTGGGACATTCGGTGTCGGCGCGTCGCTTGTCCAATGCTTCGGAAATAATGTCCAGTCAAGAGAAATTGCGCACTTCGCATAATCCTGGACGCAGCGGTGGCAAGAAGATGCGTCTCTCCGAATCGGTTGCCAGTTCGATTGGTTCCAATTTGCATCGCTTGGGTCAGAATCCGCAAGGTGTGCTCGATTTGTCGCGCATCATGTTGACCGATGACTACTTTAGCGATGTGAATCCGCGCAGCATGCGTCGTCTTATGAATGTCATCTACATAACAG TGCGTCTACTGAAAGCATTCCAAATAGACTTTAGTTGGTATCGTTTAAGTTCTTGGATCAATTTGACGGAGCAATGGCCGCTGCGCGCCAGCATGATTGTGCTGCAGCATGACAACTTCATGGATTCATATGACGATAATGTGTCGTTACAAGCTGTGTATGAAAA agtACGTCCAAAAATCGGTTGCCTACGCGAGGCAGCACCATTGCTCGAGCTCGATCGCGATGAACGTAAATTGGACGCATTCTTGCAATTGCATAAATCGGATTTGTTAGTGGCGGATTTGCGTATATTCCTGCCTTTTACTATCAATCTCGATCCATATTTGAGAAAAGTTTTGAAAG AGGACCAACAATCGATCGAAGATGAGGGCACACTAATGTTGCAGAATAAGCCGAGCGTTAATCCTGCCATACGCATACCCCCACCAACACCGACGTATGTGCCTTCGCCTGCTGCTTATCCACCTTATCAATTATTCCACAACGACTATGAGTTGAGACATCGAAATGCCAGTATAAATTCGGAGCCGGCAATGACGCCATTAATGGGCTCGCCAAGTGATTCGTTTGGT gATGACGTGCTACAGACAAAACTATCTGACCTAACAGTGGAAGGTGTCATCAGCTTGCTGGAACGCGTCGATGACTTGCGTCCCGCCTTAGCGAAGCTGTCACCTATTCTAAAGGAGAATGCCATAAATGGGCGTGTACTGAAATATTGCGATATCAACGATCTGAAAGGG GTGCTCGGTCTCAATTTTGGCCACTGGGAATTATTTAGATTACTTATAAACACACTGCGAGACTGTGAGAAAATGCAACGTAAATTCAAGCCAACACCCGCGATAGCCGATGTGCCAGCATCGAATACGACGACCGCAAAAGAcagcacagacacacatacgcTGGCGCCGAGTCAACCGCATTCGCGTAAGAACTCAACCACGAGTCATATGGAGAAGCAG GTCACACTGGAGGAGCAAATGATTTGCGGCGCATTGCAAACCCTCAACGAGGAGGCCTTCGAGGATGTGGCGAGCAGTGAGCGACCCAGCCCATCGGGTTTGCCTACAGGTGAGATGTTAGCTGCAGCTGCACAACTGCAATTAGCGCCCATACGCGAGTCATCGGAATTCGGTTCACCGTCCGATGACCTCAAATTTAATCACTTCCTACaatttgccaacaacaacaataacaactatggCAATTTTCCTACCCAACAACATAACCATAGCGACAGCACGCATTCGTTGCAAAGTATCGGTATCGGTGGTGGtattggtggtggtgttggtaaTATTGGTAATGGAGGCACTGGCATTCTTAATACTGCTAATGTTGGTGGTGGCGTTGGCGTTGGCGACATGTATAAGTTGCGTCATAGTATTGTTGGTGATGCCAGCACCCAAGCCGCTGTACAATTGTTGgccaatcaacaacaacaacaacaccagttgACAGCTGGTGGGCATGGTCACTACCATCGCAATCAGCGCCATCATTCCGTAGGTGATGATTTACTATATGAAAGTCTAATGCCACAACCACAGCAACAATTGCGTTCGCctatacagcaacaacaacagcagcagcagcaactacaACGCAATACAGTACCAACCGTTGTTGTAATACCAAATACAAATGGTGATCATGATATCAGCGATACGCCTCTATAG